Proteins encoded in a region of the Phocoena phocoena chromosome X, mPhoPho1.1, whole genome shotgun sequence genome:
- the LOC136142173 gene encoding LOW QUALITY PROTEIN: uncharacterized protein (The sequence of the model RefSeq protein was modified relative to this genomic sequence to represent the inferred CDS: substituted 1 base at 1 genomic stop codon): MGQTMTTPLSLTLSHWTEVRARAHNLLVEVRRGKWQTLCTSEWPTFQTGWPPEGSFLLDKVRLVKSRVFNAGPHGHPDQIPYILVWEDLVLSPPLWVRPFVSSTGTSACAPARSEVLALKKAPDAEKPFAAPDPPKAIYPDLQSDLLLFDPPPPYPPALNPVPPPNPPAPQPSTPVGPPVMAEGGGPSAGTRSRRAVSPDSTALPLREYGPPDDHGNRPLQYWPFSSADLYNWKMHNPTFSENPQALTALIESLVFSHQPTWDDCQQLLQTLLTTEERQRVLLEARKNVLGANGQPTQLPNEIDAGFPLVRLNWDFNTPEGKERLKMYLQALVAGLHGAARRPTNLAKVREVIQEPQESPTVFLERLMEAFRRFTPYDPTSEEHKATIAMAFIDQAAPDIRKKLQRLDGLQGFSLQDLVKEADKVYNKRETEEEKEERKQKEQEARELRRDRRQEKNLSKILATVVRGENIRDRNRQEGWAMNRRRPLGKDQCAYCKEKGHWARECPKKKNGGKPIREKIFTLEEEDXGSQGSNPLPEPRVTLKVEGEPVQFLVDTGAQHSVLLHSKGPLSTKRSWVQGATGNKQYSWTTRRTVDLGVGQVTHSFLVIPECPYPLLGRDLLSKVGAQIHFQPEGPIITDNQGSFLEEGKRRAGAAVVDGK; this comes from the coding sequence atgggacaaactatgacgactcctctttctctcaccctaagccactggaccgaagttagggctagggcccacaaccttttaGTAGAAGTAAGgagaggaaaatggcaaacgctgtgtacctctgagtggcctacatttcagacagggtggccacccgagggatcttttttgttagataaggtcaGGCTAGttaagtctagggtctttaacgcaggaccccacggacacccagaccagataccatatatcctggtctgggaagatctggttctctccccgcctctgtGGGtacggccctttgtttcctcaacaggcacgtctgcatgcgctccagcacggTCGGAAGTACTGGCCCTAAAAAAAGCCCCAGACGCCGAAAAGCCATTTGCAGCCCCGGACCcaccaaaggcgatatatccagACTTGCAGTCCGATCTGCTTCTTTTCGATCCCCCACCACCTTACCCTCCAGCCCTAAACCCCGTACCGCCTCCCAATCCCCCAGCTCCACAACCCTCcacaccagtagggccacctgttatggcagaaggggggggtccctcggcgggcaccagaagccggagggctgtttccccggactCTAccgctttaccccttagagaatatggcccccccgatgaccatgggaataggccccttcaatactggcccttttcctctgcagatctttataactggaagatgcataaccctactttctctgaaaatccacaggctcttactgctctaatagagtctcttgtcttctcccaccaacccacctgggatgattgtcaacagctcctccagactctcctcacaactgaggagaggcaacgggttctcctggaggctagaaagaatgtgttaggcgccaatggacaacctacccagttgcctaacgagattgatgccggttttccactcgtcaggctgaattgggactttaataccccagaAGGTAAGGAGCGCCTAAAAATGTATctccaggctctggtggcgggtctccatggagcggccaggcgccccacgaatttggctaaggtaagagaagTAATTCAGgagccccaggaatcgccaaccgtgttcctagaacgcttaatggaggcttttagacgattcactccttatgatccaacttctgaggaacataaggccaccatagcaatggcctttattgaccaggcggcccctgatattagaaaaaaattacaaaggctggatggcctgcAAGGTTTTTCCCTCCAAGatttagtaaaagaggcagataaagtatataataagagggaaacggaagaagaaaaggaagaaagaaagcagaaggaacaggagGCCCGTGAATTAAGGCGGGACAGGCGGCAAGAGAAAAATTTGAGTAAGATattggccactgtagtcagaggagaaaatattagagacagaaatagacaggaaggatGGGCAATGAACAGAAGGCGACCATTAGGCAAGGATCAATGTGCttattgtaaagaaaaaggtcattgggcaagagaatgccctaaaaagaaaaatgggggaaagccaatcagagaaaaaatttttaccctggaagaggaagattagggaagtcagggctcgaaccctctCCCTGAGCCCAGGGTAACTCTTAAAGTGGAGGGGGAACCCGTCCAGTTCTTGGTGGACACCGGAGCTCAGCACTCAGTCCTCCTCCACTCAAAAGGCCCCCTTTCAACTAAAAGGTCCTGGGTCCAGGGGGCTACAGGAAATAAGCAGTACTCATGGACCACACGAAGGACAGTAGACCTTGGGGTGGGACAAGTAACCCACTCATTCTTGGTCATACCTGAGTGCCCATACCCTCTACTAGGCAGAGACTTACTCTCTAAGGTGGGGGCCCAAATCCACTTTCAACCAGAAGGGCCCATCATAACTGACAACCAAGGCAGTTTCCTAGaagaaggtaagcgtcgggcgggagcagccGTAGTAGACGGGAAATaa